In a single window of the Podarcis raffonei isolate rPodRaf1 chromosome 14, rPodRaf1.pri, whole genome shotgun sequence genome:
- the BLM gene encoding recQ-like DNA helicase BLM isoform X3, with amino-acid sequence MAAVPQNNLQKQLALHSAKAPLRNLAPLKPKTMGFTFKKKTSLGNCTPVKYLAETKDLTLKEKDANSSLTNPSVSKDKQMRISEVFETTLKKQEGKHNYPNEQCRDALDCFQSSVKESGVGSKPDDHQLLKSDHNSSYNSVINIDDVWDDTDDFEISGPRKVCSKRPGSFSDTQSVKARKAPKNHSPIPSKSLKADGMGKANQECNGPSVREKNKIQILDKEPDPAGSQSVICLDSPTPSPCESFVRENLQEEKPVESTFDDKKEEHLKAQNDADFILNESEEPDEVWNDPAMYDAFEDENYVDCIPPSPEEEIPSSASSLKSIRYVSREAAVEKTLALESLKSSLPNFGETTHGNSDRQEDKHSLLGQSLYSVMEDICKLVDSIPEWELKSLSCGKELLQHRDRRRKLLKNGTNGSRKDSGISLDENCKLYSGHERSMDGGVSFQLGKTSATDPCRELFMSRQPSPKVAPQHNFHSTPSFVPRTQDSSNADLSVFSKTFAMDSSISENAGLSLSKRGVDNRISSLNSSIKNPRTELGEKGWLCSKGNQDQEKLTLQNNLRENSSATENVAFDDDFDIDDFDELDNVINTSTLQPPSTCHQRAEEAQPAKPFLEKSSLTAQGNGHFSNPIFPRANCQGAPAKSCLDLQVKNSPSRNPLLEHFRGLAFPHSNEMMKIFHKRFGLHHFRTNQLEAINAALLGEDCFILMPTGGGKSLCYQLPACVSAGVTIVISPLRSLIVDQVQKLTSMDIPATHLTGDKTDAEASRIYMQLSKKDPIIKLLYVTPEKICSSGRLMSTLENLYERKLLARFVIDEAHCVSQWGHDFRQDYKRLNMLRKKFASIPMMALTATANARVQKDVLNQLEMLKPQVFSMSFNRRNLKYDVLPKKPKSVALDCLDWIRKYHPNDSGIIYCLSRYECDSVASTLQSSGLSALAYHAGLTDSTRDHVQQKWINQDGCQIICATIAFGMGIDKPDVRFVIHASLPKSVEGYYQESGRAGRDGEISHCLLFYTYSDVNRLRRLIFMEKDGNSHTRQTHFNNLYSMVHYCENIVECRRVQLLAYFGETGFNSRFCKEHPEVTCDNCSRKQDYKPRNVTEDVKNIVRFVQEHCGEKRVRRNNTGRYTLNMMIDIFLGTKSAKIQSGLFGKGAAYSRHNAERLFRKLVLDKILEEDLYITANDQAVAYVQIGEKAYAVLNGSLQVEFHETESASSIRKHQRASVIKISQREEMVKKCLSELTDVCKNLGKAFDVHYFNVFNTATLKRIAETLSPDPAVLLQIDGVTEDKLEKYGAEIIEVLQKYYEWTLPAENKPVSATEADAERNSSTDEAEEELRTTSAYFHNRPNKGRKRKKPQFFRESKKKMRSGGQQARSKGGYRTGKKASSNSKSSTSYIPPAKPGIGKRPAIMAPPKPQSRQYLKPSFSLL; translated from the exons ATGGCAGCCGTTCCTCAGAATAACCTGCAGAAGCAGCTTGCACTTCATTCAGCAAAAGCCCCTCTAAGAAACCTGGCACCTCTCAAACCCAAGACTAT GGGATTTACATTCAAAAAGAAAACCTCTCTTGGTAACTGTACGCCAGTAAAATATTTAGCTGAAACAAAGGATTTGACCTTAAAAGAGAAGGATGCTAACTCTTCCTTGACAAATCCAAGTGTGTCAAAGGATAAGCAGATGAGAATCAGCGAAGTTTTTGAAACAACATTGAAAAAGCAGGAAGGAAAGCACAATTATCCAAATGAGCAATGTCGAGATGCTCTGGATTGTTTCCAGTCTTCTGTAAAAGAAAGTGGCGTGGGCAGCAAACCAGATGACCATCAGCTCCTGAAATCAGACCATAATTCTTCATACAATTCAGTTATTAATATTGATGATGTCTGGGATGACACTGATGACTTTGAAATATCTGGTCCACGAAAGGTATGCTCAAAGCGGCCTGGTTCCTTTTCAGACACCCAGTCTGTAAAAGCTAGGAAGGCTCCAAAAAACCATAGTCCCATCCCCAGTAAGTCATTAAAGGCAGATGGCATGGGAAAAGCTAACCAAGAATGTAATGGACCCTCTGTGCGTGAgaagaataaaatacagatacTTGACAAGGAACCAGATCCTGCTGGAAGCCAGTCTGTCATTTGCCTTGATTCTCCCACACCCAGCCCTTGTGAAAGCTTTGTAAGGGAAAATCTTCAAGAGGAGAAGCCTGTGGAAAGTACCTTCGATGACAAAAAGGAAGAGCATTTGAAAG CACAGAATGATGCTGACTTCATCCTAAATGAAAGTGAGGAACCAGATGAAGTGTGGAATGATCCAGCTATGTATGATGCCTTTGAGGATGAAAACTACGTAGACTGCATACCACCCTCTCCAGAGGAAGAAATACCTTCTTCTGCATCCTCTTTGAAAAGCATTAG GTATGTTTCCAGAGAAGCTGCTGTTGAGAAAACACTGGCCCTTGAAAGTTTGAAAAGCAGCCTTCCAAACTTTGGAGAAACCACCCATGGAAACAGTGATAGGCAAGAAG ACAAGCATTCACTTTTGGGACAGTCCCTCTACAGTGTGATGGAAGATATCTGCAAGCTGGTGGATTCCATTCCGGAATGGGAGCTGAAGTCTTTGTCGTGTGGAAAAGAGCTCCTTCAGCATAGAGATCGCAG aAGAAAACTCTTAAAGAATGGCACTAATGGAAGTAGAAAGGACAGTGGCATATCTTTGGATGAAAATTGCAAACTTTATTCTGGACATGAAAGATCTATGGATGGTGGTGTTTCTTTTCAACTGGGAAAAACCTCTGCCACTGACCCTTGTAGGGAATTGTTCATGTCTAGACAACCTTCCCCAAAGGTTGCACCCCAGCATAACTTTCATTCAACCCCCTCCTTTGTACCAAGGACTCAAGACTCCAGTAATGCTGACCTGTCAGTTTTTTCCAAGACTTTTGCTATGGACAGTAGCATCTCGGAAAATGCAGGATTGTCTCTTTCTAAAAGAGGGGTCGACAACAGAATCTCCTCTCTGAACAGTTCCATCAAAAATCCAAGGACAGAATTGGGAGAAAAGGGTTGGCTGTGTTCAAAGGGGAATCAAGACCAAGAGAAACTCACGCTACAAAATAATTTGAGAGAGAATTCCTCAGCAACAGAGAATGTGGCCTTTGATGATGATTTTGATATTGATGACTTTGATGAGTTGGACAACGTAATAAACACTTCAACTTTACAGCCACCTAGTACTTGCCACCAGCGTGCTGAGGAAGCACAGCCTGCCAAACCATTCCTGGAAAAAAGCTCCCTTACAGCTCAGGGAAATGGTCATTTTTCAAATCCTATTTTTCCCAGAGCAAACTGCCAAGGTGCGCCTGCCAAGAGCTGCTTGG ATCTACAGGTTAAAAATTCACCTTCCAGAAATCCATTGCTAGAGCACTTCAGAGGCTTAGCATTTCCCCATTCTAACGAAATGATGAAGATATTTCACAAAAGATTTGGTCTGCATCACTTCCGGACAAATCAGCTTGAAGCCATCAATGCTGCTCTGTTGGGTGAAGACTGCTTCATCTTAATGCCCACAG GAGGTGGGAAGAGCTTATGCTACCAGCTACCAGCTTGCGTTTCAGCGGGAGTCACCATTGTGATCTCCCCCTTGAGGTCACTGATAGTGGATCAAGTTCAGAAGCTAACATCAATGGAT ATTCCAGCAACTCACCTGACAGGTGACAAGACTGATGCTGAAGCATCCAGAATCTACATGCAGCTGTCAAAGAAAGACCCCATCATAAAACTCCTCTATGTTACTCCAGAGAAG ATCTGCTCGAGTGGCCGGCTGATGTCAACCCTGGAGAATCTCTATGAGCGGAAGCTGTTGGCGCGCTTTGTGATTGACGAGGCACACTGCGTTAGTCAG TGGGGCCATGACTTCCGCCAAGACTACAAGCGGCTGAATATGCTTCGTAAGAAATTTGCTTCCATTCCTATGATGGCTCTGACTGCCACCGCAAATGCAAGGGTGCAAAAGGACGTCCTGAATCAACTGGAGATGCTGAAGCCACAGGT GTTTAGTATGAGCTTTAACAGGCGGAACCTGAAATACGATGTTTTGCCCAAGAAGCCCAAAAGTGTTGCGCTGGACTGCTTGGATTGGATCCGAAAATACCACCCAA ATGACTCTGGGATAATTTATTGCCTCTCCCGATACGAATGTGACTCCGTTGCCAGCACTTTGCAGAGCTCTGGCCTTTCTGCACTTGCCTATCATGCTGGTCTCACGGACAGCACCAGAGACCATGTGCAGCAGAAGTGGATTAATCAGGACGGGTGTCAG ATTATATGTGCAACCATTGCTTTCGGCATGGGGATTGATAAACCTGATGTGCGCTTCGTGATCCATGCCTCCCTTCCTAAATCTGTTGAAGGTTACTATCAGGAGTCGGGCAGAGCTGGGCGTGATGGAGAAATTTCTCACTGCCTGCTCTTCTACACCTATAGTGATGTCAACAGGCTGAGAAGACTCATATTTA tggaaaaagatgggaaCAGCCACACACGGCAGACACATTTCAACAATCTCTACAGCATGGTCCATTACTGTGAGAATATCGTGGAGTGCCGGAGAGTACAGCTGCTGGCCTACTTTGGGGAAACAGGCTTCAACTCTAGGTTTTGCAAGGAACACCCTGAAGTCACTTGTGACAACTGCAGCAGGAAGCAG GATTATAAACCCCGGAACGTGACAGAAGATGTGAAAAACATTGTTAGGTTTGTTCAGGAGCATTGTGGCGAGAAGCGAGTAAGAAGGAATAACACAGGGAGGTACACCTTGAATATGATGATTGACATTTTCTTGG GTACAAAGAGTGCCAAGATTCAGTCTGGCCTGTTTGGCAAAGGAGCAGCCTACTCACGCCATAATGCTGAGCGACTCTTTAGGAAACTGGTACTGGACAAGATTCTAGAGGAAGACCTTTACATCACTGCTAATGACCAAGCAGTTGCATATGTCCAGATTGGTGAGAAAGCTTATGCTGTGCTGAATGGATCTTTGCAG GTAGAGTtccatgaaactgaaagtgccAGCAGCATTCGCAAGCACCAAAGGGCGTCTGTGATCAAAATTTCCCAGCGGGAAGAGATGGTTAAGAAATGTCTCTCAGAACTCACAGATGTCTGCAAAAACCTTGGGAAAGCGTTTGATGTCCATTACTTCAATGTTTTTAACACCGCCACGCTTAAAAGAATAGCAG AGACACTGTCTCCAGACCCTGCAGTTCTGCTTCAGATTGATGGTGTTACAGAGGACAAGTTAGAGAAGTATGGAGCAGAAATCATTGAAGTGCTGCAGAAGTATTATGAATGGACACTGCCAG CGGAAAACAAGCCTGTTTCGGCTACAGAAGCTGACGCTGAAAGAAATTCCAGTACTGAtgaagcagaggaggagctgCGTACAACATCTGCCTATTTCCACAACAGACCCAacaagggaaggaagagaaaaaagcCTCAGTTCTTCAGAGAATCAAAGAAGAAAATGAGGTCTGGAGGCCAGCAGGCTCGTTCTAAAGG GGGTTACAGAACTGGCAAGAAGGCATCATCTAACTCCAAAAGTTCCACATCTTACATTCCTCCTGCCAAGCCAGGAATTGGCAAAAGGCCTGCAATTATGGCACCACCAAAACCACAAAGCAGACAATACCTTAAACCTTCGTTCTCACTTTTGTAA